The Gemmatimonadota bacterium genome contains a region encoding:
- a CDS encoding OsmC family peroxiredoxin, whose product MMNKQHTYEVGISWTGNQGDGTSAYRSYTRDYDIACEGKPVVKGSADPGYLGDAARHNPEDMLLASISACHMLWYLHLCTVSKVVVTAYEDRAEGVLELNQDGSGQFARVTLRPRVTISAESDAAVAERLHEKANAMCFIARSVNFPVDHEAETVTAQS is encoded by the coding sequence ATCATGAACAAGCAACATACCTACGAGGTCGGAATATCATGGACGGGTAATCAGGGCGATGGCACGAGCGCGTACAGGAGCTATACGCGGGATTACGACATCGCATGCGAGGGCAAGCCGGTGGTCAAGGGTTCCGCGGACCCCGGCTACCTGGGCGACGCCGCGCGCCATAATCCGGAGGACATGCTGCTGGCTTCTATTTCGGCCTGCCACATGCTCTGGTATCTCCATCTCTGCACGGTGAGCAAGGTCGTGGTGACCGCCTACGAAGACCGCGCGGAAGGCGTGCTGGAACTGAACCAGGACGGATCGGGCCAGTTCGCGCGCGTGACCCTCAGGCCCCGCGTTACGATTTCGGCGGAAAGCGACGCGGCCGTCGCGGAGCGGCTGCACGAGAAGGCCAACGCCATGTGCTTCATCGCCCGGTCCGT
- a CDS encoding isoprenylcysteine carboxylmethyltransferase family protein, with protein sequence MNINTLNYQFRCGYPCILDLNSHDTSWNRQKREVSLVKWTTAKAVVLLPAAATIYVPAVILWVLYDTPGALSPAEPTQFRFWIGIAMALDGLVLAAWTMALFDRIGKGTPAPWAPPGKLVVLGPYRHLRNPMNSGMVLILGAEALLFGSWHLAGWMCVFFAVCAIYFPLYEEPGLECRFGEPYRLYKANVPRWIPRIRPWEGQ encoded by the coding sequence ATGAATATCAACACATTAAATTACCAATTCCGATGTGGCTATCCTTGTATACTGGATTTAAATTCACACGATACGAGTTGGAATCGACAGAAAAGGGAAGTTTCACTTGTGAAATGGACCACAGCGAAGGCCGTCGTCCTCCTTCCGGCGGCGGCTACGATCTACGTCCCGGCCGTGATATTGTGGGTATTGTACGATACACCGGGCGCGCTGTCGCCGGCAGAGCCCACGCAGTTCCGTTTCTGGATCGGGATCGCGATGGCGTTGGACGGCCTGGTCCTGGCGGCGTGGACCATGGCGCTGTTCGACCGGATCGGGAAGGGCACGCCGGCGCCGTGGGCCCCGCCCGGGAAGTTGGTCGTCCTCGGTCCCTATCGCCACCTGCGCAATCCCATGAATTCGGGCATGGTGCTCATCCTCGGCGCCGAAGCCCTGCTCTTCGGCTCATGGCACCTGGCGGGCTGGATGTGCGTGTTCTTCGCGGTGTGTGCGATCTACTTCCCGCTCTACGAGGAGCCGGGCCTGGAGTGCCGGTTCGGTGAACCCTATCGGCTGTACAAGGCGAACGTACCGCGCTGGATACCGAGGATACGGCCGTGGGAGGGGCAGTGA
- a CDS encoding class I SAM-dependent methyltransferase: MESKDRQESWAQTNSLLLLGIVDLLEEKRIFQECYRVLRPDGRLAVQTSFFTGRHTAEDDRRHPDYLPIGPRNYLEPTLDCLKAVGFRQIESEWVKESVAFYSERYPTAAAWFRDRKYGSYMVTAKKSEHS; encoded by the coding sequence ATGGAATCAAAAGATAGACAGGAATCCTGGGCGCAGACCAACAGTCTCCTGCTCCTTGGCATCGTCGATCTGCTCGAAGAGAAGAGGATCTTCCAGGAATGCTATCGCGTATTGCGACCGGACGGCCGACTCGCGGTACAGACTTCTTTTTTCACCGGCCGCCACACCGCAGAAGACGACCGGCGCCATCCCGATTACCTGCCGATAGGACCGCGAAACTACCTGGAACCGACCCTGGACTGTCTGAAAGCCGTGGGTTTTCGGCAGATCGAATCCGAATGGGTCAAGGAATCGGTCGCCTTCTACAGCGAAAGATATCCTACAGCGGCCGCGTGGTTTCGCGATCGTAAGTACGGTTCGTATATGGTGACGGCGAAGAAATCCGAACATTCGTGA
- a CDS encoding helix-turn-helix transcriptional regulator, whose amino-acid sequence MATWREVIFRVESQEAAELVVEDDRADVILDPLRWRILEILEAGKSVTEISDALDVTDARVLYHVQRLAETGVLRLEDGASEEPREWRCLPAAGVIRVRAEQEGSQATEGSQTEQAIPADVAEQFNQSFREAAEGMYGPSFQMSVNHNRARLSETQATEFNRRLLALIEEYFPPGKGDRSGIKYGFHGVLTPIDLHPLGDAVSED is encoded by the coding sequence ATGGCCACCTGGCGTGAAGTCATCTTTCGTGTCGAGTCGCAGGAAGCCGCTGAACTGGTTGTCGAAGATGATCGCGCGGATGTCATCCTCGATCCTCTACGTTGGCGTATCCTCGAGATCCTGGAAGCAGGAAAATCAGTGACGGAGATTTCAGATGCGCTCGATGTTACGGATGCCAGGGTTCTATACCACGTGCAGAGACTGGCAGAGACGGGCGTCTTACGTTTAGAGGATGGCGCTTCGGAAGAACCCCGGGAATGGCGTTGTCTGCCCGCGGCGGGAGTGATCCGCGTCCGGGCGGAGCAGGAGGGCAGCCAGGCCACTGAGGGCAGCCAGACGGAACAGGCTATCCCGGCGGACGTTGCCGAACAGTTCAACCAGTCATTCCGAGAAGCGGCCGAAGGGATGTATGGACCTTCCTTCCAGATGTCCGTCAATCACAACCGCGCACGGCTTTCGGAAACCCAGGCCACCGAATTCAACCGCCGGCTGCTGGCCTTAATCGAGGAGTACTTCCCACCCGGGAAAGGAGACCGGTCGGGCATCAAGTACGGATTCCACGGCGTGCTCACGCCCATTGATCTGCACCCGCTTGGTGATGCTGTTTCCGAAGATTAA